From a single Dysidea avara chromosome 14, odDysAvar1.4, whole genome shotgun sequence genomic region:
- the LOC136244932 gene encoding sialate:O-sulfotransferase 1-like, with protein sequence MSVIRNVKVKRIIMVLLIGVVFVYQYANVATVDRYYSSSAPVELPVQRGERRLALIQVHKNVSFNANNLVPLRGTEVGLEGVKSDSGLTSLQPQGDNLTARSLLAQAERAENPHPGHVRELSKAQVDLHSNGPIDSSLALQWIKGSQYFDERIKQLYLSCHATVSRDSSGVFGQCKNFTDMRFIDGSRVVALPSYPGSGSTWTRMALEQATGIYTGSVYCDPELKSRGLLGEKLSSSNVLAVKTHLPDKDLFVPYEEYYDLSKFKNVTAAIFIIRNPLDSFVAQWNWKHGGHVSYIQPAFFGNNPEWKRFIKTSVKQFVNLVRYWLEEAQISVLVIKYEDMVTDLSTQLTKMLDFLQVNYSQSDIDCVVNSKLDKFHRNKTRTFNPYTPSDKRFVWDSFMTTKPLLNKYNINYELNDTP encoded by the exons ATGAGCGTGATTCGCAACGTCAAGGTGAAGAGGATCATAATGGTACTGTTGATAGGGGTAGTGTTCGTGTACCAGTACGCGAATGTGGCTACTGTGGATCGGTACTACAGCAGTTCCGCCCCTGTCGAGCTGCCAGTACAGCGGGGCGAACGCCGATTAGCGTTAATACAGGTTCACAAGAACGTCTCATTCAATGCCAACAATCTAGTACCGTTGAGAGGTACGGAGGTGGGGTTGGAAGGTGTCAAAAGTGATAGTGGTCTGACGTCATTACAACCACAAGGTGATAATCTAACTGCTAGGTCGCTTCTGGCACAAGCTGAAAGAGCTGAAAATCCACATCCTGGCCATGTAAGGGAGTTATCTAAAGCTCAAGTTGATCTTCATTCAAATGGACCTATTGATTCTTCTCTGGCTCTACAATGGATCAAGGGTAGTCAGTACTTTGATGAGCGGATCAAGCAGCTATACTTGTCCTGTCACGCAACAGTATCACGAGACAGTAGTGGAGTGTTCGGACAATGTAAGAACTTTACTGACATGCGCTTCATTGATGGCTCTAGAGTGGTGGCCCTTCCTAGCTACCCTGGCTCAGGGAGCACTTGGACTAGGATGGCCTTGGAGCAGGCCACAGGTATATACACTGGGTCAGTGTATTGTGATCCTGAGTTAAAATCTAGAGGACTTCTTGGTGAAAAGTTGAGCTCTTCAAATGTTCTGGCAGTTAAAACACATCTCCCAGACAAAGACTTGTTTGTCCCCTATGAGGAGTACTATGATCTCAGCAAGTTTAAAAATGTCACTGCAGCTATTTTTATAATCCGTAATCCTCTTGATAGTTTTGTGGCACAGTGGAACTGGAAACATGGAGGCCATGTCAGTTATATTCAACCAGCTTTCTTTG GAAACAATCCGGAATGGAAACGGTTCATCAAAACCAGTGTAAAACAGTTTGTTAATCTTGTAAGATACTGGCTAGAGGAGGCTCAAATCTCGGTACTAGTGATCAAGTATGAAGACATGGTGACAGACTTGTCCACACAGCTCACTAAAATGTTGGACTTTCTGCAAGTGAACTATTCTCAGAGTGATATTGACTGTGTAGTGAACAGCAAGCTAGATAAGTTCCATCGGAATAAAACAAGAACATTTAATCCATACACACCATCAGACAAGCGATTTGTTTGGGACAGTTTCATGACTACAAAACCTCTTCTAAACAAATATAATATAAACTACGAGTTAAATGATACACCTTGA
- the LOC136244265 gene encoding WSCD family member CG9164-like isoform X1 has protein sequence MNVFRSVKVQRNIFVVLIVIVFVYQCASVIVMANRWHSSLVELPPGPRLQRDRAQDSTETPSQPVTGLPNVQLNKGINIPIPEVRKQFLNNARLVKPNEKIIPNVTLVPLQLVKGSQYLDERIKQLYLSCRPKKLRKDAVDARVGQCKNFTDMRFIDGSRVVALPSYPGSGNTWTRMLLEQTTGIYTGSIYCDTELKARGFLGEKLSSSNVLAVKTHYPSKDLFVPYREYHDPGKFKNVSAAIVIIRNPLDSLVSHWNWKHGGHVSVMRPALFVHNTKWKRFIKTSVEQFVSLVRYWLEEAQISVLVIKYEDMVTDLSTQLTKMLDFLQVNYSQSDIDCVMDDTLEMFRRKKTVPSEFNPYVPSYKQFVLDKFTSIKPILEKYNIYYEPSSKP, from the exons ATGAATGTATTCCGGAGCGTCAAGGTACAGAGGAATATATTCGTAGTATTGATTGTGATCGTCTTCGTGTACCAGTGTGCGAGCGTGATCGTTATGGCCAATCGCTGGCATAGCTCGTTGGTCGAGCTGCCACCGGGGCCGAGACTGCAACGTGATAGAGCTCAAGATTCCACAGAAACACCTTCCCAGCCAGTGACTGGACTTCCTAATGTACAGTTAAACAAAGGAATAAATATTCCCATCCCAGAAGTaaggaaacagtttttaaataaTGCCCGTCTGGTGAAACCAAATGAGAAGATCATTCCAAATGTGACACTGGTACCATTACAGCTAGTCAAGGGCAGTCAATATCTTGATGAGCGAATCAAGCAGTTATACTTGTCCTGCCGTCCCAAAAAGTTACGTAAAGATGCTGTTGATGCACGTGTTGGACAATGCAAGAATTTTACTGACATGCGTTTCATTGATGGCTCTAGGGTGGTGGCTCTTCCTAGCTACCCTGGTTCAGGGAACACCTGGACTAGGATGCTCCTGGAACAGACTACAGGCATATACACTGGGTCTATTTACTGTGATACAGAGTTAAAGGCTAGAGgatttcttggtgaaaaattgaGCTCTTCCAATGTGTTGGCTGTTAAGACACATTATCCCAGTAAAGACTTGTTTGTCCCTTATAGGGAATACCATGATCCCGGCAAGTTTAAAAATGTCTCAGCAGCCATTGTGATCATTCGTAACCCTCTTGATAGCCTAGTGTCACACTGGAATTGGAAACATGGAGGCCATGTCAGTGTAATGAGACCAGCATTATTTG TACACAATACAAAATGGAAACGGTTCATCAAAACCAGTGTAGAACAGTTTGTTAGTCTTGTAAGATACTGGCTAGAGGAGGCTCAAATCTCTGTACTAGTGATCAAGTATGAAGACATGGTGACAGACTTGTCCACACAGCTCACTAAAATGTTGGACTTTCTACAAGTGAATTATTCTCAGAGTGATATTGACTGTGTAATGGATGACACATTGGAAATGTTTCGTCGTAAGAAAACAGTGCCAAGTGAATTTAATCCTTATGTACCATCTTACAAACAATTTGTTTTGGACAAGTTTACAAGCATTAAACCTATACTTGAAAagtataatatttattatgaacCTAGCAGTAAACCTTAA
- the LOC136244265 gene encoding WSCD family member CG9164-like isoform X2 — protein sequence MNVFRSVKCASVIVMANRWHSSLVELPPGPRLQRDRAQDSTETPSQPVTGLPNVQLNKGINIPIPEVRKQFLNNARLVKPNEKIIPNVTLVPLQLVKGSQYLDERIKQLYLSCRPKKLRKDAVDARVGQCKNFTDMRFIDGSRVVALPSYPGSGNTWTRMLLEQTTGIYTGSIYCDTELKARGFLGEKLSSSNVLAVKTHYPSKDLFVPYREYHDPGKFKNVSAAIVIIRNPLDSLVSHWNWKHGGHVSVMRPALFVHNTKWKRFIKTSVEQFVSLVRYWLEEAQISVLVIKYEDMVTDLSTQLTKMLDFLQVNYSQSDIDCVMDDTLEMFRRKKTVPSEFNPYVPSYKQFVLDKFTSIKPILEKYNIYYEPSSKP from the exons ATGAATGTATTCCGGAGCGTCAAG TGTGCGAGCGTGATCGTTATGGCCAATCGCTGGCATAGCTCGTTGGTCGAGCTGCCACCGGGGCCGAGACTGCAACGTGATAGAGCTCAAGATTCCACAGAAACACCTTCCCAGCCAGTGACTGGACTTCCTAATGTACAGTTAAACAAAGGAATAAATATTCCCATCCCAGAAGTaaggaaacagtttttaaataaTGCCCGTCTGGTGAAACCAAATGAGAAGATCATTCCAAATGTGACACTGGTACCATTACAGCTAGTCAAGGGCAGTCAATATCTTGATGAGCGAATCAAGCAGTTATACTTGTCCTGCCGTCCCAAAAAGTTACGTAAAGATGCTGTTGATGCACGTGTTGGACAATGCAAGAATTTTACTGACATGCGTTTCATTGATGGCTCTAGGGTGGTGGCTCTTCCTAGCTACCCTGGTTCAGGGAACACCTGGACTAGGATGCTCCTGGAACAGACTACAGGCATATACACTGGGTCTATTTACTGTGATACAGAGTTAAAGGCTAGAGgatttcttggtgaaaaattgaGCTCTTCCAATGTGTTGGCTGTTAAGACACATTATCCCAGTAAAGACTTGTTTGTCCCTTATAGGGAATACCATGATCCCGGCAAGTTTAAAAATGTCTCAGCAGCCATTGTGATCATTCGTAACCCTCTTGATAGCCTAGTGTCACACTGGAATTGGAAACATGGAGGCCATGTCAGTGTAATGAGACCAGCATTATTTG TACACAATACAAAATGGAAACGGTTCATCAAAACCAGTGTAGAACAGTTTGTTAGTCTTGTAAGATACTGGCTAGAGGAGGCTCAAATCTCTGTACTAGTGATCAAGTATGAAGACATGGTGACAGACTTGTCCACACAGCTCACTAAAATGTTGGACTTTCTACAAGTGAATTATTCTCAGAGTGATATTGACTGTGTAATGGATGACACATTGGAAATGTTTCGTCGTAAGAAAACAGTGCCAAGTGAATTTAATCCTTATGTACCATCTTACAAACAATTTGTTTTGGACAAGTTTACAAGCATTAAACCTATACTTGAAAagtataatatttattatgaacCTAGCAGTAAACCTTAA
- the LOC136244267 gene encoding uncharacterized protein has product MGFKRDLKKLILSMDSLTNGQAAITVNEENMCQFKLTIIPNDGPYSNGRFEFEISYDDPSDYPYAAPRVLCTTRVYHPNIDTEDGGDTNVCLSLFDDWESQNTLEDVVQGLLFLFYNPNIEDPLNPLFNGTEENDEFEDNVRKSLLGEDVDGTEFGRNQVSDDPSLHVLKSTDVSVLGEDSDDQDTNNTADSPNNNDTECNDQTTASEEITSDANVTSNSTYSDQEQTNDRETDKELVTDKTVDEELESEKALSKVVENSTELESETSPLLTYPSNGQKKLNHYTSWDLVLQTATAVLTYVGFLNCYHTINDKIR; this is encoded by the coding sequence ATGGGATTTAAAAGAGACTTGAAGAAATTGATACTGTCCATGGACAGCCTGACAAATGGACAGGCAGCAATCACAGTGAATGAAGAGAATATGTGCCAATTCAAGTTGACCATTATTCCAAATGACGGCCCTTACTCTAATGGAAGATTTGAATTTGAGATTTCCTATGATGACCCTTCTGATTATCCTTATGCTGCACCAAGAGTGCTGTGCACAACTCGGGTCTACCATCCAAACATTGATACTGAAGATGGAGGTGATACGAATGTTTGCCTGAGTCTTTTTGATGATTGGGAATCACAGAATACACTTGAAGATGTAGTACAAGGACTGCTCTTCTTGTTTTACAATCCTAACATTGAAGATCCCTTGAATCCACTTTTTAATGGTACAGAAGAAAACGATGAATTTGAAGACAATGTCCGGAAGTCACTACTGGGAGAAGATGTTGATGGAACAGAATTTGGCCGTAATCAAGTCAGTGATGATCCATCCCTCCATGTCCTCAAGAGCACTGATGTTTCTGTACTAGGAGAAGATTCTGATGACCAAGACACAAACAACACTGCTGATTCTCCTAACAACAATGACACAGAATGTAATGACCAGACCACTGCTTCTGAAGAAATCACATCTGATGCTAATGTTACAAGCAACTCTACCTACTCAGATCAAGAGCAGACAAATGATAGGGAAACTGATAAGGAACTGGTTACTGACAAAACAGTAGATGAAGAGCTAGAAAGTGAAAAGGCACTATCTAAAGTTGTGGAAAATTCCACAGAACTTGAGAGCGAGACAAGCCCACTCCTAACTTATCCTTCAAATGGCCAAAAGAAACTTAACCACTACACATCATGGGACTTGGTGTTACAAACAGCTACTGCTGTGCTGACCTATGTTGGATTTTTGAACTGTTATCATACCATCAATGATAAGATCAGATAG